In Ipomoea triloba cultivar NCNSP0323 chromosome 7, ASM357664v1, a single genomic region encodes these proteins:
- the LOC116025876 gene encoding protein argonaute 5-like, with translation MTAQPASTAQRLSRDLDQKLTLQTESHPAVAESPASSHPASSKAAVAESPALPPASSKAVRFPTRPGFGKVGMRCVVRANHFLVDIADRDLNHYDVTITPEVLSNKVCRLIMSKLASDYTQTHLGNRMLAYDGGKSVYTAGELPFKSKDFVVKLDDDKGSSRREREFKVSIKFATKHSLYHLQQFLQRRQLDAPQETIQVLDVVLRTDPSSLYQVVGRSFFSSQFGEGQLSDGLDYWKGFYQSLRPCQMGLSLNIDVSARAFYEPILLSDYVKKFVRDLSRPLTDQDRIKIKRDLRGVRVEFNHLSYTRRYKISGLSSRPAHQLIFELDGGEKTSVAQYFKQKYNIVLQYPMLPAIQSGNDARPVYIPMEVCKIVKGQRYTRKLNERQVTQLLRATCKRPPEREEMIKEIIRKNEYNEKPLVKDEFGMQLRPELAQIDARVLPPPRIKYHESGRESLVDPRVGQWNMINKVLVDAAKVEFWTCVNFSRCNDPDRFCGELLEMCCSKGMVFNPSPLIPIRPFHPSKIEKALIDIHKDCTARISSMKKSGNLQLLIIILPDVSGSYGKIKRICETELGIVSQCCQPRQAAKYNNKQYLENVALKINVKVGGRNCFLEQAVQRNIPYLTDRPTIIFGADVTHPSPGEDTSSSIAAVVASMDWPHVTKYRGLVSAQQHREEIIQGLYKTHQDPQRGIVHGGMIRELLIEFRKSTGRKPERIVFYRDGVSEGQFSQVLLEEMDAIRKACNSLEANYRPPVTFVVVQKRHHTRLFPANHGDRRMTDKSGNILPGTVVDTKICHPTEFDFYLCSHAGIQGTSRPAHYHVLFDENAFTADALQNLTNCLCYTYARCTKSISIVPPAYYAHLAAFRARYYVEDEVSDGSSGLAGGKATREKTANVKPLPAIKDNVKAVMFYC, from the exons ATGACGGCTCAGCCTGCGTCTACAGCTCAGCGACTGAGCCGCGACTTAGATCAGAAACTTACACTCCAAACAGAGTCTCATCCGGCCGTTGCCGAGTCTCCGGCGTCCTCTCATCCGGCGTCGTCAAAGGCGGCTGTTGCCGAGTCTCCAGCGCTCCCTCCAGCGTCGTCAAAAGCTGTTCGTTTTCCGACTCGGCCTGGTTTCGGGAAGGTCGGCATGAGATGTGTTGTTCGAGCAAATCATTTTCTGGTTGATATTGCAGACAGGGATTTGAACCACTACGAT GTGACCATTACTCCTGAAGTCCTATCAAACAAAGTTTGCAGGCTTATTATGAGCAAGCTAGCTTCAGATTATACCCAAACTCACTTGGGCAACCGGATGCTTGCCTATGATGGAGGCAAGAGTGTTTATACGGCAGGGGAATTGCCCTTCAAGTCTAAGGATTTTGTTGTAAAGTTAGATGATGATAAGGGAAGTTCAAg GCGAGAAAGAGAATTTAAGGTATCAATCAAATTTGCTACCAAACATAGTCTGTATCATCTACAGCAATTTTTGCAACGCAGGCAGCTTGATGCCCCACAGGAAACCATACAAGTTCTTGATGTGGTTTTGAGGACAGATCCATCATCCCT ATATCAAGTTGTGGGGAGATCATTTTTCTCAAGTCAGTTTGGAGAAGGCCAGCTATCTGATGGTTTGGATTACTGGAAAGGATTTTATCAGAGCCTTCGTCCATGTCAAATGGGGCTATCTTTGAATATAG ATGTGTCTGCTAGAGCATTTTATGAACCCATTTTGCTTTCTGACTATGTGAAGAAGTTTGTTAGAGATTTGAGTAGGCCTTTGACAGATCAAGACCGTATAAAG ATTAAAAGAGATTTGAGGGGTGTTAGGGTGGAATTCAATCATCTAAGTTACACTAGGCGCTATAAAATATCTGGATTGTCTTCCCGGCCAGCTCATCAGTTGAT tttTGAGCTTGATGGGGGAGAGAAGACTTCTGTAGCCCAATACTTCAAGCAGAAATACAATATTGTACTCCAATATCCCATGTTGCCTGCCATTCAGTCCGGCAATGATGCCAGACCTGTATATATACCCATGGAG GTTTGCAAAATTGTTAAGGGACAACGGTATACAAGAAAACTTAATGAAAGACAAGTAACTCAGTTGCTAAGAGCAACATGCAAACGTCCTCCTGAGAGGGAGGAAATGATCAAGGAG ATAATCCGAAAGAATGAGTATAACGAGAAACCGTTAGTGAAGGATGAATTTGGAATGCAGTTAAGGCCTGAACTTGCTCAAATTGATGCACGTGTCCTTCCACCACCAAGG ATAAAATATCATGAATCTGGGCGTGAATCCCTAGTTGATCCTAGGGTTGGACAGTGGAATATGATAAATAAGGTGCTGGTTGATGCTGCAAAGGTGGAATTTTGGACATGTGTCAATTTTTCACGGTGTAATGATCCAGATAGGTTTTGTGGAGAATTGCTTGAGATGTGCTGCAGTAAAGGGATG GTTTTCAATCCATCCCCTTTGATTCCTATTCGTCCTTTTCATCCTAGTAAGATTGAAAAGGCATTGATTGATATTCATAAAGACTGCACTGCTAGAATTTCAAGTATGAAGAAGAGTGGAAATTTACAGCTTCTGATAATTATTCTTCCTGATGTTAGCGGGTCCTATG gAAAGATCAAGAGGATTTGTGAGACAGAGTTGGGAATTGTCTCTCAGTGCTGTCAACCTAGACAAGCAGCTAAGTATAATAACAAGCAATATCTTGAGAATGTTGCACTAAAGATAAATGTTAAG GTTGGCGGAAGAAACTGTTTTTTGGAGCAAGCTGTGCAGAGAAACATACCTTACCTGACTGATCGCCCGACGATAATCTTTGGGGCTGATGTTACTCATCCATCTCCAGGGGAGGACACAAGTTCTTCAATTGCTGCA GTGGTTGCATCAATGGATTGGCCTCATGTTACAAAGTATAGAGGGCTGGTTTCTGCACAGCAGCATCGTGAAGAGATCATCCAGGGGCTTTATAAAACACATCAGGATCCACAAAGAGGAATTGTTCATGGTGGCATGATTAG GGAATTATTAATTGAGTTCAGAAAGTCGACAGGGCGTAAGCCAGAGAGAATCGTATTTTATAG AGATGGAGTGAGTGAAGGACAATTTAGTCAAGTTTTGTTAGAAGAAATGGATGCAATTCGAAAG GCATGCAATTCATTGGAGGCAAATTATCGACCTCCAGTTACCTTTGTTGTAGTGCAGAAGAGGCACCACACCCGCTTGTTCCCTGCTAATCATGGTGATCGCAGAATGACAGATAAAAGTGGCAACATACTACCAG GCACTGTGGTTGATACGAAGATTTGCCACCCAACAGAATTTGATTTCTACCTTTGCAGCCATGCTGGTATCCAG GGGACCAGCCGTCCTGCTCATTACCATGTGCTGTTTGATGAGAACGCATTCACTGCAGATGCTTTGCAGAACCTAACAAATTGCTTGTGTTATAC CTATGCTCGATGCACTAAATCAATCTCCAttg TTCCACCCGCATATTATGCACATTTGGCCGCTTTCCGCGCTAGGTATTATGTTGAGGATGAAGTATCAGATGGATCCTCTGGATTGGCCGGTGGCAAGGCTACAAGGGAGAAGACGGCTAATGTCAAGCCATTGCCTGCCATCAAAGACAATGTGAAGGCGGTCATGTTTTACTGCTAA